Proteins encoded by one window of Pseudomonas tructae:
- a CDS encoding glycosyltransferase family 4 protein, protein MSTPSLHVTLISETFPPEINGVANTLGRLSDGLRLRGHRVELVRPRQGAEQPTACDENLLLCRGWPLPGYPGLQWGQVSMHKLIRRWRRQRPDVLYIATEGPLGLSALRAARRLGIAVVSGFHTNFQQYSGEYGLGLLARLLTHYLRWFHRCTHTTLVPSVSQRLELERRGFDNLSLMARGVDSQLFTPARRSQALREQWGLGADDIALLHVGRLAAEKNLGLLAPCLEALQRQHPQRRIKLIVVGDGPQRSVLEQRLPSAVFCGAQRGECLAEHYASGDIFLFPSLTETFGNVVLEALASGLGVVAYDKAAAAQHIRHGHSGALAMPGDTAAFIDAASWLLEGPETLRRVRLNARQQVSRQGWPAIVEQFEAHLQAACRQSQGSIALPRPAPMAIKPESSTPHG, encoded by the coding sequence ATGAGCACACCGTCCTTGCATGTCACCCTGATCAGCGAAACCTTCCCACCAGAGATCAACGGCGTGGCCAATACCCTTGGCCGCCTCAGCGATGGCCTGCGTTTGCGTGGCCACCGGGTCGAGCTGGTGCGCCCCCGGCAAGGCGCCGAACAGCCCACGGCCTGCGATGAAAACCTGCTGCTGTGCCGCGGCTGGCCACTGCCGGGCTACCCGGGCTTGCAGTGGGGCCAGGTGTCCATGCACAAGTTGATTCGCCGCTGGCGCCGGCAACGCCCGGATGTGCTGTACATCGCCACCGAAGGCCCGTTGGGCCTAAGCGCCCTGCGTGCTGCGCGGCGCCTGGGGATTGCCGTGGTCAGCGGCTTCCATACCAACTTCCAGCAGTACTCCGGCGAATACGGCCTGGGCCTGTTGGCACGCCTGCTGACCCATTACCTGCGCTGGTTCCATCGCTGCACCCACACCACCCTGGTACCCAGCGTGAGTCAGCGCCTGGAGCTGGAACGCCGTGGCTTCGACAACCTCAGCCTGATGGCTCGCGGCGTCGACAGCCAGCTGTTCACCCCGGCCAGGCGCAGCCAGGCGCTGCGTGAGCAATGGGGCCTGGGCGCCGACGATATTGCCTTGCTGCACGTCGGGCGTCTGGCCGCCGAGAAGAATCTCGGCTTACTGGCCCCCTGCCTGGAAGCTCTGCAAAGGCAACACCCCCAGCGGCGCATCAAGCTGATCGTGGTCGGTGACGGGCCGCAGCGCAGCGTGCTTGAACAGCGCTTGCCGTCTGCTGTGTTCTGCGGCGCCCAACGCGGCGAGTGCCTGGCCGAACACTACGCCTCCGGGGATATCTTTTTGTTTCCCAGCCTGACCGAGACCTTCGGCAACGTGGTGCTCGAAGCCCTTGCCTCAGGCCTGGGTGTGGTCGCCTACGACAAGGCCGCCGCCGCCCAGCATATTCGCCATGGCCACAGCGGCGCGCTGGCAATGCCGGGGGATACAGCGGCCTTTATCGATGCCGCCAGTTGGTTGCTGGAAGGGCCGGAAACCTTGCGCCGGGTGCGTCTGAACGCCCGCCAGCAAGTCAGCCGCCAAGGTTGGCCGGCCATTGTCGAGCAGTTCGAAGCCCATCTGCAGGCGGCCTGCCGCCAGAGCCAGGGCAGCATTGCGCTGCCCCGTCCGGCGCCAATGGCGATTAAACCAGAGTCGTCAACGCCTCACGGCTGA
- the cysZ gene encoding sulfate transporter CysZ, giving the protein MHAPVLSGPQYLREGLKLVLSPSLRLFVLLPLVVNLVLFVGLIYFAGHQFSLWVDSLMPSLPSWLSFLNYVLWPLFVVLVGFMVFFSFTMLANIIAAPFNGFLAEKVEVVVRGTDDFPDFSWAELAAMVPRTLGREMRKLGYFLPRAIGLFILSFIPVLNIIAAPLWLLFGIWMMAIQYIDYPADNHKLSWQDMIAWLREKRWQSLGFGGSVYLVLLVPFLNILMMPAAVAGATLFWVRERN; this is encoded by the coding sequence ATGCATGCCCCTGTCCTTTCTGGCCCACAGTACCTGCGTGAAGGGCTGAAACTGGTCCTGAGCCCCAGCCTGCGCCTGTTCGTGTTGCTGCCGCTGGTGGTCAACCTGGTGCTGTTTGTCGGCCTGATTTACTTTGCCGGGCATCAGTTCAGCCTCTGGGTCGATTCACTGATGCCCAGCCTGCCGAGCTGGCTGAGCTTCCTCAACTATGTGCTATGGCCGCTGTTCGTGGTGCTGGTGGGGTTCATGGTGTTCTTCAGCTTTACCATGCTGGCTAACATCATCGCCGCGCCGTTCAATGGCTTTCTGGCAGAAAAAGTCGAAGTGGTGGTGCGCGGCACCGATGACTTCCCCGATTTCAGCTGGGCTGAACTGGCTGCCATGGTGCCACGCACCCTGGGCCGCGAGATGCGCAAGCTGGGCTACTTCCTGCCGCGGGCGATCGGCCTGTTCATCCTCTCGTTCATTCCGGTGCTGAACATCATCGCCGCGCCGCTGTGGCTGCTGTTCGGTATCTGGATGATGGCCATCCAGTACATCGACTACCCGGCGGACAACCACAAGCTGAGCTGGCAGGACATGATTGCCTGGCTGCGGGAAAAACGCTGGCAGAGCCTGGGTTTTGGTGGCTCGGTGTACCTGGTGCTGCTGGTGCCCTTCCTCAACATCCTGATGATGCCGGCAGCGGTGGCGGGCGCCACGCTGTTCTGGGTGCGTGAACGCAACTGA
- a CDS encoding peroxiredoxin produces the protein MSILVNKQAPDFDAAAVLGDGSIVDSFTLSSLRGKYVVLFFWPLDFTFVCPSEIIAHNNRMDKFRELGVEVVGVSIDSQFTHHAWRSTPVEKGGIGAVEFTMVADVKHEITRAYGIEHEDGVALRASFLIDQQGVVQHQVVNNLPLGREVDEMIRLVEALQFTEQHGEVCPAGWRKGQKGMKADAKGVADYLAENAASL, from the coding sequence ATGAGCATTCTGGTCAACAAGCAAGCCCCGGATTTCGACGCCGCGGCAGTGTTGGGCGACGGTTCGATCGTCGACAGCTTCACCCTGTCTTCCCTGCGCGGCAAATACGTCGTGCTGTTTTTCTGGCCGCTGGACTTCACCTTTGTCTGCCCGTCGGAAATCATTGCTCACAACAACCGCATGGACAAATTCCGTGAGTTGGGTGTGGAAGTGGTTGGCGTTTCCATCGACTCGCAGTTCACCCACCACGCCTGGCGCAGCACTCCGGTCGAGAAGGGTGGCATCGGCGCCGTCGAGTTCACCATGGTCGCCGACGTCAAGCACGAGATTACCCGTGCCTATGGTATCGAGCACGAAGATGGCGTGGCCCTGCGTGCCTCGTTCCTGATCGACCAGCAAGGCGTTGTCCAGCATCAGGTGGTCAACAACCTGCCGCTGGGCCGTGAAGTCGACGAGATGATCCGCCTGGTCGAAGCCCTGCAGTTCACCGAACAGCACGGTGAAGTCTGCCCGGCCGGCTGGCGCAAAGGTCAGAAAGGCATGAAGGCTGACGCCAAGGGCGTTGCCGACTACCTGGCAGAGAACGCTGCCAGCCTGTAA